GGCCAGGTCGTCCTGGGTGTCGAACACCCAGATCACCCTCAGGCTGTCGGGGAAGCGCCGGTAGTCCACCAGATGGGTCAGCCAGCAGAACCCGGGCAGTACCGGCTTGGCCGCCTCGCAGGCATCGGTCAGGGCTCTCGTCAGGCGGCGTTCCATCCGGCTGCGTGCTGTCTTGTCGAGCATGAGGCGTTCTCGTCTCTGGTAGGTTGCCTCGTGATGAGGAAGTCGCGTGCCTGGCGCTACAGGGCGTGGCGAAAGCGCAGGATAGGGCGGCCATCCTCGGGGTCGTCGAGGAGGTCGGCGTGCACGCCGAAGGTACGCCGCAGCCGCTCGAGGGTCAGCACTTCCCGAGGCGGGCCGATGTCGACCAGGCGTCCGCCGTCCATCACGCCGATGCGGTCGCAGTCCATGGCCTGGTCGAGGTCGTGCAGGGCGATGATCACCGTCACCGGCAGCCGCCTGACCAGCCTCAGGATCGACAGCTGGTGGCGAATGTCCAGGTGGTTGGTGGGCTCGTCGAGCAGCAGGGCGCTCGGCTGCTGGGCCAGGGCGCGGGCGATGTGCACGCGCTGGCGCTCGCCGCCGGAGAGCGTATGCCAGAGGCGATCCGCCAGGGGCTGCAGGCCGACGTCGGCAAGGGCGCGGCTGACGATGGCGTCGTCCCGCTCCGACCAGGGGCGCAGCGGCGACAGGAAGGGCGTCCGCCCCAGCGCCACCGCCTGGCGCACCACGAGACGGTCGAGGGTGTCCGCCTGCTGCTCGACGAAGGCGATGGCGCGGGCGATCTCGTGGCGCCGCATGTCGCGCATCGGCCGTCCGTCCGCCAGCACGCGCCCTGTCTTCGGCCGGCGCAGCCCGGCCAGCACGCGCAGCAGGGTGGTCTTGCCCGAGCCGTTGGGGCCGACCAGGCCGAAGGTCTCGCCGGGCATCACCGTCAGGCTGACGTCGTCCAGCAGCCTGTGTCCGTGGACTCGCCAGTCGACATGCTCGGCGGCCAGTCTCATCGCGTCCTCGCGCCGCGTATCAGGATCAGGGCGAAGGCCGGCGCCCCGATCAGCGCCGTGACCACCCCGATCGGCAGCACCTGGCCCGGCACCAGGATGCGCGAGAGGACGTCCGCGCCGATCAGGAAGACGGCGCCGGCCAGCGCCGAGGCCGGCACCAGGCGGGTGTGGCGGCTGCCGACGAGAAAGCGCATGGCATGGGGAATCACCAGCCCCACGAAGCCGATGGCGCCGACCATGGAGACCATGGCGGCGGTCACCAGCGCCACGCCGGCGATCAGCACGCCCCGCACGCGACGCACCGGGATGCCCAGCGAGGCGGCGCTGTCGGCGCCGAAGGTGAAGGCATCCAGCGCGCGCCGATACCACAGGCAGATCGCCAGGCCGGCCAGGGCGGCGGGCAACCCCAGGGCAACGTCGTCCCAGCGCCCCCCGGAGAGGTTGCCCATCAGCCAGAACATGATGCCGCGGGCCTGCTCGGCGCTCGCCGACTTGGCGATGATCAGCGCGGTGAGAGCGTTGAACAGCTGCGAGCCGGCGATGCCGGCGAGGATGATGGCGCCCGCGGCCTGGGTCGCGCGGCCGCCCCCGGTGCCGCTGCCGGCGGCGTGGGCGAGCACCACCACCAGGCCGAAGGCCAGGCCCGCCCCGGCGAAGGCGCCGAGCGACAGCGTCAGGGTGCCGGCGCCGAGCCCGAGGATGGCGACCGACACGGCGCCGGTCGAGGCGCCGGCGGAGATGCCCATCAGGAAGGGATCGGCCAGGGGATTGCGCAGCAGCGCCTGGAGCACGACGCCGGCCAGGGCCAGCCCGGCGCCGCAGCAGGCCGCCAGGATGGCCCGACTGAGCCGGTAGCTCCAGATGATGCCGGCATCGATTCGATCGACGGCATACTCCGCTCCCCACAGCCGGTTGGCCAGCACCTTGAGGATGGTGTCCAGCGGAATCGAGGTCTCGCCGATCGCGGTGCCCGCCATCACCGCGAGGAACAGCAGCAGCGGCGTCAGCCAGCACCAGTGCCACGCCGAGCGGGCAGAGTGAGCCGAGCGAGTCGAGCGCGTCGGGGCAGCGGCTGCCGTGGTCGGGGTCATGGATCGAAGGGCGCCGGTCATCGATCGAAGGACTGGGTCGACAGGGCATCGACCAGCGTCTCGAGGCCGAAGATCGTGCGCATCGTGGCGCTCATGGCGTGGGCATCCATCTCGATGATGTGGCCGTTCTTCACCGCTGACATCTGGCGCGCCACGGGATCATGTTGCAGGAAATCGAGCTTGGCTTCGACGCTGTCCGCCGCGTAGCGGCGGCGATCCATGCGGGCCACCACGATGATATCGGGATCGGAGCGGGCGATCGATTCCCAGCCGACGGTCGGCCATTCCTCGTCGGACTGGACAACGTTGTGGAGGCCGAGCTTGTCCATCATGTAGCCTGGCGCGCCGAGCCTTCCGGCGACATAGGGATCCGCCGATCCGTCGGGGGAAGAGAACCAGAAGACCGCCGATAGATCGTCCGGAAGATCCAGGTCCCTGGCCTTGGCAATGGCGTATTCCTCCCGGGCTTCCAGGTCGGCTGACAGGGCGTCGCCGGCCTCTTGAATGTCGAAGATCGTGGCCAGCTCGTGGATGCCCTTGTAGATCGAATCGGTCGAAAAGGCGGCGGTACGGGTGCCGTCGCCGCCGGTGGCATTGTCCTTGCTATCGCAGTCGGCGGGCATGATGTAGGTGGCGATGCCCAGGTCATGGAACTGGTCGCGGGTCGCCACGCTGCCGGTGGGGCCAACGTGCCACTCGTACTGGGCGGCGACGAGGTCCGGCTTGCGATTCACTACGCCCTCGAAGCTCGGGTCATTGTCGGCGATGCGCTCGATATCGGCATTGATATCGCGGAACTTCGGCAGCACCGGATTGAACCAGACCGAGGTGCCCACGACCCGATCTTCCAGCCCGAGAGCATAGAGGATTTCGGTCGCCGACTGGCCGACGGTGACGGTGCGATCCGGCGCCGAAGAGAGGTGAATTTCCCGGCCGCAATTCATCACCGTCAGCGGATAATGGGTCGCATCGGCCACGGCGGATGAGGCCGGGATAAGCGAGAGCATAGCCAGTACCTTGCGAGCGAGAGTCATGCGCCTGTGTCCAGGTGGGGGAGGTGAGGTGGCCGACCGGGGTCTGGAGGTTGCCACGAGTTTCGATGCATTTTCCACTCCCTGTTCCTCGATTTCCACCAGGTAGTCGCGAGGCTTTCGGCACGATATTTATGTTATGTTATAACATATCCAATTTAGCTGACAAGGTCGCCGAGGCACTTGCCGCGCCGATTGCGCGGGGCACGGCCGGTACCTTACGATACCCGTTCGAAGACGGGTGCCCCTGATGGTCAGGGGATAATCGGGAAGTATGGTGAGGCCTCGGCCGATTCCATCGCTGCCCCCGCAACGGTAATGAAGCGCGATCTGCGACGACCACTGGCGTCCCGCCGGGAAGGTGCAGGTCACGGCATGAGGCCTCGGCACATGTCGCCTTCGAGCCCGGAGACCGGCCTGTCGTTTCGTGTCATCCCAGTGCGGTGCGGTGGGCACCGAGAGGATCAGCATGCCTGCGATTTCCGATTCCCCCTCCTGGCGGAGTGTCCGCCGCCGTGCACGCTTCGCGTCTGCCCGCCACCGGCCGGTCGTGACGCCATGACCGTCGTGCCCGAGTTTCCCTTCGTCGCCGTCGTCGGCCAGCAGACGCTCAAGACCGCGCTGCTGCTCAACGTCATCGATCCCCGCATCGGTGGCGTGCTGATCAGCGGCCCCAGGGGCAGCGCCAAGTCGACCCTGGCCAGGGCGCTGGCGGCGATCCTGCCGGACGACGCCGAGGGCCGGCGCCCGCCGCTGGTCTCCCTGCCGTTGGGCGCCAGCGAGGAGCGCCTGACCGGTAGCCTGGACCTGCAGCGGGTGCTCGCCGAGCGCGAGGCGAGCTTCCAGGAGGGCCTGCTGGCCAGGGCCCACGGCGGCCTGCTGTACGTCGACGAGGTCAACCTGCTGGCGGATTCGCTGGTGGACCTGCTGCTCGACGTGGCGGCCAGCGGCGTCAACCGCGTCGAGCGCGACGGCATCAGCCATTCCCACCCCGCGCGCTTCGGCCTGATCGGCACCATGAATCCCGACGAGGGCGAGCTGCGCCCCCAACTGCTGGACCGCTTCGGCCTGTGCGTCGAGCAGCCGGCCACGCCCGGCGTGGCGGAGCGGGTGGCGATCATGCGCCAGCGCGAGGCCTTCGATCATGACCCGCACGCCTTCGTCGCCGAGCATCGGGCCGAGCAGGCGGCACTGACCCGGCGCCTGGCCGAGGCCCGTGAGCGGCGCGGCGAGATCATGGTCGAGCCCTGGGTCTACGAGCATATCGCCATGCGCAGCGAGGCCGCCG
The Halomonas sp. M4R1S46 DNA segment above includes these coding regions:
- a CDS encoding ABC transporter ATP-binding protein → MRLAAEHVDWRVHGHRLLDDVSLTVMPGETFGLVGPNGSGKTTLLRVLAGLRRPKTGRVLADGRPMRDMRRHEIARAIAFVEQQADTLDRLVVRQAVALGRTPFLSPLRPWSERDDAIVSRALADVGLQPLADRLWHTLSGGERQRVHIARALAQQPSALLLDEPTNHLDIRHQLSILRLVRRLPVTVIIALHDLDQAMDCDRIGVMDGGRLVDIGPPREVLTLERLRRTFGVHADLLDDPEDGRPILRFRHAL
- a CDS encoding FecCD family ABC transporter permease produces the protein MTPTTAAAAPTRSTRSAHSARSAWHWCWLTPLLLFLAVMAGTAIGETSIPLDTILKVLANRLWGAEYAVDRIDAGIIWSYRLSRAILAACCGAGLALAGVVLQALLRNPLADPFLMGISAGASTGAVSVAILGLGAGTLTLSLGAFAGAGLAFGLVVVLAHAAGSGTGGGRATQAAGAIILAGIAGSQLFNALTALIIAKSASAEQARGIMFWLMGNLSGGRWDDVALGLPAALAGLAICLWYRRALDAFTFGADSAASLGIPVRRVRGVLIAGVALVTAAMVSMVGAIGFVGLVIPHAMRFLVGSRHTRLVPASALAGAVFLIGADVLSRILVPGQVLPIGVVTALIGAPAFALILIRGARTR
- a CDS encoding ABC transporter substrate-binding protein, coding for MTLARKVLAMLSLIPASSAVADATHYPLTVMNCGREIHLSSAPDRTVTVGQSATEILYALGLEDRVVGTSVWFNPVLPKFRDINADIERIADNDPSFEGVVNRKPDLVAAQYEWHVGPTGSVATRDQFHDLGIATYIMPADCDSKDNATGGDGTRTAAFSTDSIYKGIHELATIFDIQEAGDALSADLEAREEYAIAKARDLDLPDDLSAVFWFSSPDGSADPYVAGRLGAPGYMMDKLGLHNVVQSDEEWPTVGWESIARSDPDIIVVARMDRRRYAADSVEAKLDFLQHDPVARQMSAVKNGHIIEMDAHAMSATMRTIFGLETLVDALSTQSFDR